A genomic segment from Propioniciclava sp. MC1595 encodes:
- a CDS encoding YigZ family protein yields the protein MTLWLPRGFDAETEIEVRRSRFITRLARVDDEDAAREVVAGVRSSYPDARHHCLAFVVEVPGAQPVERSSDDGEPAGTAGMPMLEVLRGSGMSNVVAVVTRYFGGVLLGTGGLVRAYSDAVAGALEGTPRVRPVVRQLVGLEVGASEAGRVQGALMNRGVDVVDAEWGASVLLTLAVDDPEAALPLVREVAQADVELVPLGEQVVELPT from the coding sequence ATGACCCTGTGGCTCCCTCGCGGCTTCGACGCCGAAACGGAGATCGAGGTGCGGCGGTCGCGCTTCATCACCCGGCTGGCCCGGGTCGACGACGAGGACGCCGCCCGCGAGGTCGTCGCCGGGGTGCGGTCCAGCTACCCCGATGCGCGCCACCACTGCCTGGCCTTCGTCGTCGAGGTGCCGGGGGCGCAGCCGGTCGAGCGCTCCTCCGACGACGGCGAGCCCGCCGGGACCGCCGGCATGCCCATGCTCGAGGTGCTCCGCGGCTCGGGGATGTCGAACGTCGTCGCCGTCGTCACCCGCTACTTCGGGGGTGTGCTGCTCGGCACGGGCGGGCTCGTCCGGGCCTACTCCGACGCCGTCGCCGGCGCACTCGAAGGGACGCCGCGGGTGCGGCCGGTCGTCCGGCAGCTCGTCGGGCTGGAGGTCGGGGCGTCCGAGGCCGGCCGGGTGCAGGGCGCGCTGATGAACCGCGGGGTCGACGTGGTGGACGCCGAGTGGGGCGCGTCCGTGCTGCTCACCCTGGCCGTCGACGACCCGGAGGCCGCGCTGCCGCTGGTGCGCGAGGTGGCGCAGGCCGACGTCGAGCTCGTGCCGCTGGGGGAGCAGGTGGTGGAGCTCCCGACCTGA
- the cobT gene encoding nicotinate-nucleotide--dimethylbenzimidazole phosphoribosyltransferase, with translation MNTIAPPDQTVHAAAHALSDAQAKPVGALGRLEELAAWVAACQGECPPRPLTDVRVVVFAGDHGVAASGVSAYPAEVTPAMVHGILAGGAGVNALARAVGASVTVYDFGVRVLEGVPEEVQRFRIGPARPIHLEDALTESELAAALDAGDTIAAEAIAEGAQLLIAGDLGIGNTTPSAALLAASLDLRGADVAGRGTGIDDKKLAGKVAVIDQALDRIGDRARDPRQRLAALGSADIAAAVGFISGAVRRGVPVVVDGLIASVEALLADELHPGARAWMVAGHRSTEPGCELAQTHLGLTPILDLQMRLGEGSGAVLSVGVLKAAVAALREVTLLADL, from the coding sequence ATGAATACGATCGCCCCGCCAGACCAGACCGTCCACGCTGCTGCGCACGCACTCAGCGACGCCCAGGCCAAGCCCGTCGGCGCCCTCGGCCGGCTCGAGGAACTCGCCGCGTGGGTCGCGGCCTGCCAGGGCGAGTGCCCACCGCGGCCGCTGACCGACGTGCGCGTCGTCGTGTTCGCGGGTGACCACGGGGTGGCGGCGTCCGGCGTGTCGGCGTACCCGGCCGAGGTGACCCCCGCGATGGTGCACGGCATCCTGGCCGGCGGGGCGGGCGTGAACGCGCTCGCCCGGGCCGTGGGGGCGTCCGTCACCGTCTATGACTTCGGCGTGCGCGTGCTCGAGGGCGTGCCCGAGGAGGTGCAGCGGTTCCGCATCGGGCCGGCGCGGCCGATCCACCTCGAGGACGCCCTGACCGAGTCCGAGCTGGCCGCCGCGCTCGACGCGGGCGACACGATCGCCGCCGAGGCCATCGCCGAGGGCGCGCAGCTGCTCATCGCCGGCGACCTGGGCATCGGCAACACGACCCCCTCGGCCGCGCTGCTGGCCGCAAGCCTCGACCTGCGCGGCGCCGACGTCGCCGGCCGCGGCACCGGCATCGACGACAAGAAGCTCGCCGGCAAGGTCGCCGTGATCGACCAAGCCCTCGACCGCATCGGCGACCGCGCGCGCGACCCGCGCCAGCGCTTGGCCGCCCTCGGCTCAGCCGACATCGCCGCCGCGGTCGGCTTCATCAGCGGGGCCGTCCGCCGGGGAGTCCCGGTCGTGGTCGACGGCCTGATCGCCAGCGTCGAGGCGCTCCTGGCCGACGAGCTGCACCCGGGTGCCCGGGCGTGGATGGTCGCCGGCCACCGCTCGACCGAGCCGGGCTGCGAGCTCGCCCAGACCCACCTCGGCCTGACCCCCATCCTCGACCTGCAGATGCGCCTGGGCGAGGGGTCGGGCGCCGTGCTGTCCGTGGGCGTGCTGAAGGCCGCCGTGGCCGCGCTCCGCGAGGTCACGCTGCTCGCCGACCTGTGA
- a CDS encoding adenosylcobinamide-GDP ribazoletransferase, producing MSAFADGLRLAWGTLTALPGPAPRRVDRSVARGAMSLGWLVVLPVMAAAAAAGWGLTLVGVPPLAAGLVTVGIIQLATRAIHADGLADTADGLGSGRPADRALEIMRRGDVGPMGTTALVLVLGLQAALLGDLLARPWGWVLAALALATGRLALASACSTVIPSARPEGLGAAVAGSVPSWLVTALHIGLVLVGMVLTDALASQLGADVPRHAWVWGMVIGLALTTATLYAAVRKLGGITGDVLGAVVELMTLGLLLGLAIR from the coding sequence GTGAGCGCCTTCGCCGACGGGCTCCGCCTCGCCTGGGGGACCCTCACCGCCCTCCCCGGTCCGGCCCCCCGCCGCGTCGACCGGTCGGTCGCCCGCGGGGCGATGAGCCTGGGTTGGCTGGTCGTCCTGCCGGTCATGGCCGCGGCCGCCGCCGCGGGCTGGGGACTGACGCTGGTCGGCGTCCCGCCCCTGGCCGCCGGCCTCGTCACCGTCGGGATCATCCAGCTCGCCACCCGCGCCATCCACGCCGACGGGCTGGCCGACACCGCCGACGGGCTGGGCTCGGGGCGTCCGGCCGACCGGGCCCTGGAGATCATGCGGCGCGGCGACGTCGGGCCCATGGGCACCACCGCGCTCGTCCTCGTGCTGGGCCTCCAGGCCGCGCTCCTCGGCGACCTCCTGGCCCGCCCGTGGGGCTGGGTCCTGGCGGCGCTCGCCCTCGCCACCGGACGCCTCGCGCTCGCCTCGGCCTGTTCCACGGTCATCCCCTCGGCGCGCCCGGAGGGCCTCGGCGCGGCGGTCGCCGGTTCGGTGCCGTCGTGGCTGGTCACGGCGCTGCACATCGGGCTGGTGCTGGTCGGCATGGTGCTCACCGACGCGCTCGCGAGCCAGCTGGGCGCCGACGTGCCCCGGCACGCCTGGGTGTGGGGCATGGTGATCGGGCTCGCCCTGACCACGGCCACCCTGTACGCCGCGGTCCGCAAGCTGGGCGGCATCACCGGCGACGTCCTCGGCGCGGTGGTCGAGCTGATGACGCTGGGCCTGCTGCTGGGCCTCGCGATCCGCTGA
- a CDS encoding acyl-CoA thioester hydrolase/BAAT C-terminal domain-containing protein, giving the protein MKKLGKVLLAILGVLLALALLLLAVRLVNGFRYPEPPALAVNLDPASYPTTVPGATVERVDLDRLQGFHLSPDTPSHDGLVVIWGGSDGGPDFARAARIAGQGYHVLSLFFFGQPGQQPILAEVPLEAFEDALRWRAEHAPGPLTVIGTSKGAELALALQARYPDIDNLVVYAPTTHTWQGLDFATEKSSWTWAGEPAPYVSFRHADPQSVTAMFAAMLLNTSVRLYEQYASALANDPDAERAAIPFKLSGHLLAFAGEDDAMWPSADAARHWGAQAPGRTEAHTYPGAGHLFGAHDGWAGGFAMGGNRAGNEAALAASDTVLDASLAAWHPAR; this is encoded by the coding sequence ATGAAGAAGCTCGGCAAGGTCCTGCTCGCCATCCTCGGAGTCCTCCTCGCCCTGGCCCTGCTCCTGCTGGCCGTGCGGCTCGTGAACGGGTTCCGGTACCCAGAACCGCCCGCGCTCGCGGTCAACCTCGACCCGGCGTCCTATCCCACGACCGTGCCCGGCGCGACCGTCGAGCGCGTCGACCTGGACCGTCTGCAGGGCTTCCACCTCAGCCCCGACACCCCCAGCCATGACGGGCTCGTCGTGATCTGGGGAGGGTCCGACGGCGGGCCCGACTTCGCCCGCGCCGCCCGCATCGCGGGGCAGGGCTACCACGTGCTCAGCCTGTTCTTCTTCGGGCAGCCGGGGCAGCAACCAATCCTCGCCGAGGTGCCCCTCGAGGCGTTCGAGGACGCCCTCCGCTGGCGCGCCGAGCACGCCCCCGGCCCCCTCACCGTGATCGGCACGTCCAAGGGCGCCGAGCTCGCCCTCGCCCTGCAGGCCCGCTACCCCGACATCGACAACCTCGTCGTCTACGCGCCCACGACCCACACGTGGCAGGGACTGGACTTCGCCACCGAGAAGTCGTCCTGGACGTGGGCCGGCGAGCCGGCCCCCTACGTCTCGTTCCGCCACGCAGACCCGCAGTCGGTCACGGCCATGTTCGCGGCGATGCTGCTGAACACCTCCGTCCGCCTGTACGAGCAGTACGCCAGCGCGCTGGCCAACGACCCGGACGCCGAGCGCGCGGCCATCCCGTTCAAGCTCTCAGGCCACCTGCTGGCCTTCGCCGGCGAGGACGACGCCATGTGGCCCTCCGCCGACGCCGCGCGGCACTGGGGCGCGCAGGCCCCCGGCCGCACCGAGGCGCACACCTACCCCGGGGCCGGCCACCTGTTCGGCGCGCACGACGGCTGGGCCGGCGGGTTCGCGATGGGCGGGAACCGCGCGGGCAACGAGGCCGCGCTCGCGGCGTCCGACACAGTGCTGGACGCCTCGCTCGCGGCCTGGCACCCGGCCCGGTGA